From the genome of Synergistaceae bacterium, one region includes:
- a CDS encoding GNAT family N-acetyltransferase, with product MRTGGSFLMMDDALRNMKYMMECLKDIPSNETLTLGNSGGFCVSTRTEAENWVCFPGSVNDVETVRKAAEFFRERGESFMWPVFDGGNEILSDGGLIQSEQIRAMTLDSDSPALIRGNDSVTFTAVTSREDSARWAKCAWRGFDYDGENPSEDFCAFAWNLAGCEDFGLYVAVLHGWDSGSFLTVNDDAGFAGVYYFSVVPEMRREGIASAMMDEIRRLSGGKRIVLQAEAAGVPFYSAYGFRDMGGIEVYSG from the coding sequence ATGCGGACTGGAGGAAGTTTTCTGATGATGGATGACGCATTACGCAACATGAAATACATGATGGAGTGCCTGAAAGATATTCCGTCAAATGAGACTCTGACTCTCGGAAATTCCGGGGGCTTCTGTGTTTCGACAAGGACGGAGGCTGAAAACTGGGTGTGTTTTCCCGGCTCTGTGAATGATGTTGAGACCGTGAGGAAAGCGGCTGAATTTTTCCGTGAGCGCGGCGAGTCTTTCATGTGGCCTGTTTTTGACGGGGGCAATGAGATTCTTTCTGACGGAGGACTCATTCAGTCCGAACAAATAAGGGCTATGACTCTTGATTCTGACTCCCCTGCCCTGATTCGCGGGAATGATTCCGTAACTTTCACCGCTGTAACGTCCCGTGAAGACTCTGCGCGGTGGGCAAAATGTGCGTGGCGCGGGTTTGATTATGACGGTGAGAATCCCTCGGAGGATTTCTGTGCGTTTGCGTGGAATCTTGCGGGCTGTGAGGATTTCGGGCTGTATGTCGCTGTGCTTCATGGCTGGGATTCGGGGTCGTTCCTGACGGTGAACGATGACGCGGGATTTGCGGGTGTCTACTATTTCTCGGTTGTCCCTGAGATGAGGCGGGAAGGAATCGCCTCGGCAATGATGGACGAGATTCGCAGATTGTCAGGCGGGAAAAGAATCGTCCTCCAGGCTGAAGCAGCGGGAGTCCCGTTCTATTCTGCTTACGGGTTCAGGGACATGGGCGGGATTGAAGTATATTCCGGCTGA
- the tilS gene encoding tRNA lysidine(34) synthetase TilS — MKSTECFTAMENRQGIPFHLSDYALGKYFRETGTRQSWLPENGRNIALAVSGGGDSLALLWMFRQFYGGEITAVHVNHGIRGQESDGDEKFTAMFAERLGANFRAVRVDVPSEKMKGESLETSARRLRLNALADTAREMGISSIMLGHNRDDLAETVLFNILRGTGIRGAVGMTEATQTQGVTFYRPLLGLRREFLRDILRVRGLSWREDSTNNDDRYTRNFIRLRLLPEIESGINSSAVEHLAAFGEDMRKIRGNEDERSREILSSCREDSHTLDRRRLKEYGHDDISIVIRDMGRQLGLRTLSRRRCAELAGLILKGGNFTFQWRGNMTVSGRNGKIYFEGE; from the coding sequence TTGAAGTCTACAGAATGCTTTACGGCAATGGAAAATAGGCAGGGGATTCCTTTTCACCTTTCAGATTACGCGCTGGGAAAATATTTCCGCGAGACCGGGACTCGTCAGTCGTGGCTTCCTGAAAACGGGAGGAATATTGCCCTTGCTGTTTCGGGAGGCGGGGACTCTCTTGCGCTCCTGTGGATGTTCAGACAGTTTTACGGCGGAGAAATCACAGCGGTACACGTCAATCACGGCATAAGAGGACAGGAGTCGGACGGGGACGAAAAATTCACGGCCATGTTTGCGGAGAGACTCGGCGCAAATTTCCGGGCGGTGAGGGTAGATGTTCCGTCAGAAAAAATGAAGGGCGAGTCCCTCGAAACGTCAGCAAGAAGACTCCGCCTTAACGCGCTGGCCGACACTGCGCGGGAAATGGGAATATCATCAATAATGCTGGGACACAACCGCGATGACCTCGCAGAAACCGTGCTGTTCAACATTCTGCGGGGGACTGGAATACGGGGGGCTGTCGGAATGACAGAGGCGACTCAGACTCAGGGCGTTACGTTCTATCGGCCTTTGCTGGGACTGAGGCGGGAATTTCTCCGGGACATTCTGCGGGTTAGGGGGCTTTCGTGGCGCGAGGACTCTACCAACAATGATGACAGATATACGCGCAACTTCATACGCCTGCGGTTACTGCCTGAAATCGAGTCCGGTATAAACTCGTCAGCAGTCGAACATTTAGCGGCATTCGGCGAGGACATGAGGAAGATACGCGGCAATGAGGACGAACGGAGCCGGGAAATTCTTTCGTCATGCCGGGAGGATTCGCACACTCTTGACCGCAGGAGGCTCAAAGAATACGGCCATGATGATATATCGATTGTGATTCGGGACATGGGCAGGCAATTGGGACTCAGGACTTTATCCCGGAGAAGGTGCGCCGAGCTTGCCGGATTAATCCTGAAGGGCGGAAATTTCACATTTCAGTGGCGCGGGAATATGACAGTCTCAGGCAGGAACGGGAAAATATATTTTGAGGGGGAATAA
- a CDS encoding transglycosylase SLT domain-containing protein produces the protein MCKIFRALILTLIITFSITPKSNAAAKLEDYFWKRAWPEMESQFNSIKKKSARDYSLMANAYRFQERWPEAVSILESQSKNFPASVRPYAEMILLLGYENLGQSQKALALADSLYKSAPSDLKYYAAMAQYRINDSQGNPGSALTGLTRMLQHAGTDERKIYTLSRLIKQMGNRDINSHALQLLELQAGNKEAAAILARVPKPNNNIRTALGVHYHTIGENKSAREILTGAQGRKAQYYRAWANSRLKNNNEALNLWGSLAISGNSYAASSVTRIANLAKDKGMHDSCAKVLDRISRERRGNVQARALQALVNLSGKNTARRDALEARILKSFPGTTFAFNTLWARAWRNMDARNYAEAAKLFRQCDAPNTNQYRRARILYWLAQAQTLSGQNQAAANTLALLKRKYPLTIYALITGQKLNIISGTNPNLTLKPTELEQWGYIYHAYLKLSRPKASTRELYRALHLSRWLGLEESYSEARRLETLMTSSTTMYRQDLEALYPRPFRAIVDSASKQYGTETNFIWAIMRQESAFKPDARSWAGAAGLMQFMPATAREEAKRAGLASYDLYNPSDSIRLGASHLNWLKRNLGREEYAMAAYNAGSGNARKWLRNSGGNPDLPRWIEAVVFSETNGYVQRVSANLEVYRMLYGNGK, from the coding sequence ATGTGCAAAATTTTCCGTGCGTTAATTCTGACACTGATAATAACCTTCTCGATTACTCCGAAATCAAACGCCGCCGCAAAACTTGAGGACTACTTCTGGAAGCGGGCATGGCCGGAAATGGAATCGCAGTTCAACTCCATCAAGAAGAAATCCGCCCGCGATTATTCGCTCATGGCAAACGCATACAGATTCCAGGAGAGATGGCCGGAAGCCGTGAGCATTCTTGAATCTCAGTCAAAAAATTTTCCCGCGTCCGTGAGACCGTATGCGGAGATGATATTATTGCTGGGCTATGAGAATCTCGGACAGTCTCAGAAAGCTCTTGCCCTCGCCGACTCCCTCTACAAGTCTGCACCCTCTGACCTGAAATATTACGCGGCAATGGCTCAGTACCGTATCAATGACTCGCAGGGCAATCCGGGTTCAGCCCTCACGGGATTAACACGAATGCTTCAGCACGCCGGGACAGACGAACGGAAGATATACACTCTCTCGCGCCTCATCAAGCAGATGGGAAACAGGGACATCAATTCACACGCATTGCAGCTGTTAGAGCTTCAGGCCGGAAACAAAGAGGCCGCCGCAATACTGGCAAGAGTCCCGAAACCGAACAACAATATACGGACAGCCTTGGGAGTCCACTATCACACAATCGGCGAAAACAAGTCAGCCCGCGAAATTCTCACAGGGGCACAGGGACGGAAGGCGCAATATTACCGTGCGTGGGCAAATTCCCGCCTCAAGAACAACAACGAGGCACTAAACCTCTGGGGCAGTCTTGCCATCAGCGGAAATTCATACGCGGCAAGCTCCGTAACAAGAATCGCTAACCTCGCCAAAGACAAAGGAATGCACGACTCCTGCGCGAAAGTCTTAGACCGAATATCACGCGAGAGGCGCGGAAATGTTCAGGCGCGGGCTTTGCAGGCACTCGTGAATCTCAGCGGGAAGAACACCGCAAGAAGAGACGCATTAGAGGCGCGAATACTGAAATCATTTCCGGGTACAACATTCGCGTTCAATACATTATGGGCAAGGGCATGGCGGAACATGGACGCAAGGAATTACGCTGAGGCCGCAAAATTATTCCGACAGTGCGACGCTCCGAACACGAATCAATACAGGCGGGCGCGTATTCTCTACTGGCTCGCGCAGGCTCAGACTCTTTCGGGACAGAATCAGGCCGCCGCGAATACATTAGCCCTACTCAAGCGGAAATATCCCCTCACGATTTACGCGCTAATCACGGGGCAGAAGCTCAACATCATCAGCGGCACGAACCCGAATTTGACCCTGAAGCCGACAGAGCTAGAGCAATGGGGCTACATATATCACGCATACCTGAAACTTTCACGGCCAAAGGCAAGCACGCGGGAGCTATACCGGGCTTTGCATTTGTCGCGTTGGCTTGGGCTTGAGGAGAGCTACAGCGAGGCAAGACGGCTTGAGACTCTCATGACATCAAGCACAACAATGTACCGTCAAGATTTGGAGGCACTATACCCGCGTCCGTTCAGGGCAATCGTTGACTCAGCGTCAAAACAATACGGCACGGAGACAAATTTTATCTGGGCGATAATGAGACAGGAGAGCGCGTTCAAGCCTGACGCAAGAAGCTGGGCAGGGGCAGCAGGATTAATGCAGTTCATGCCCGCCACAGCAAGGGAGGAAGCAAAACGGGCCGGACTCGCAAGCTATGACCTCTACAACCCAAGCGACAGCATTCGGCTGGGAGCGTCCCACCTCAACTGGCTGAAGCGGAACTTAGGCCGGGAAGAATACGCAATGGCCGCATACAACGCAGGCTCAGGAAACGCACGGAAATGGCTCCGCAACTCCGGCGGGAATCCTGACTTGCCGCGATGGATTGAGGCTGTTGTGTTCAGCGAGACAAACGGCTACGTTCAGAGGGTAAGCGCAAATCTTGAAGTCTACAGAATGCTTTACGGCAATGGAAAATAG
- a CDS encoding tyrosine--tRNA ligase, whose product MNAFETLRERGYFEWCTNEERLSQVMNEEMVTAYVGFDPTADSLHVGHLIPLMALGWLQRAGHRPIALAGGGTGLIGDPSGKSKERNLITLEAVMHNIEGVKKQLVKFLNFDCGENSALLLNNYDWLSKISFLDVLHDVGKYFSVNNLIAREYIRSRLEDPEKGISYTEFSYVLLQAMDFKYLNEHYNCRLQMGGNDQQGNLLAGSDYIRRTTGAEVFGLTQPLLLTSSGTKFGKTEAGAVWLDPSKTSPYKFYQFWFNTEDKDAERLLKLYTFLPIDEIKSIMAEHNQAPEKRTAQKRLAYEVTRTVHGEDTAKSVITASEILFNPKIDFADVSGETCEMLKQEIPYAKLEGVSLPAGVVGILSASGTCESNGEAKRAIRQGGVSVNGVKITDEKAEISPSMLIAGKYLFLRIGRKKFSMAEIS is encoded by the coding sequence ATGAATGCGTTTGAGACTCTCAGGGAGCGCGGCTATTTCGAGTGGTGCACAAATGAAGAGCGGCTCTCTCAGGTCATGAATGAAGAGATGGTTACGGCCTATGTTGGCTTTGACCCGACAGCGGACAGCCTTCACGTAGGGCATTTGATTCCGTTAATGGCACTGGGATGGCTTCAGCGGGCTGGACACAGACCCATAGCACTCGCGGGAGGGGGTACGGGACTCATCGGCGACCCTTCCGGAAAAAGCAAGGAGCGCAATCTCATCACACTTGAAGCGGTCATGCATAACATTGAGGGCGTGAAAAAACAGCTCGTGAAGTTTCTGAATTTTGACTGCGGGGAAAATTCCGCTCTCCTCCTCAACAATTACGACTGGCTCAGCAAAATTTCTTTCCTCGATGTCCTTCACGATGTGGGAAAATATTTCTCCGTCAACAATCTTATTGCCCGCGAATATATCCGCTCACGCCTCGAAGACCCCGAAAAAGGAATCTCCTACACCGAGTTTTCTTACGTGTTACTTCAGGCGATGGACTTCAAATATCTGAATGAACACTACAATTGCCGATTACAGATGGGCGGAAACGATCAGCAGGGCAACCTTCTCGCAGGCTCTGACTACATACGCCGGACGACAGGCGCGGAAGTTTTCGGACTCACTCAGCCTTTGCTGCTCACGTCATCCGGGACAAAGTTCGGGAAAACTGAGGCCGGAGCTGTCTGGCTTGACCCGTCAAAAACTAGCCCCTACAAGTTCTATCAGTTCTGGTTCAACACGGAAGACAAAGACGCAGAAAGACTCCTCAAGCTGTACACGTTCCTTCCCATAGACGAAATCAAATCCATCATGGCCGAACACAATCAAGCCCCCGAAAAACGCACAGCCCAAAAGAGACTCGCATACGAGGTTACGCGGACAGTACACGGAGAAGATACAGCAAAAAGCGTAATCACAGCCAGCGAGATTCTATTCAACCCGAAAATTGATTTTGCTGACGTAAGCGGGGAAACATGCGAAATGCTCAAGCAGGAAATCCCCTACGCGAAACTTGAAGGCGTGAGTCTTCCTGCGGGCGTTGTGGGAATCTTGTCGGCTTCCGGGACGTGCGAGTCAAACGGCGAGGCAAAACGCGCTATCCGGCAGGGCGGAGTCTCCGTCAATGGCGTGAAGATTACGGACGAGAAAGCAGAGATTTCCCCGTCAATGCTGATTGCGGGAAAATATTTGTTCCTCAGAATAGGCCGTAAGAAATTCAGCATGGCCGAAATATCGTAA
- a CDS encoding lysophospholipid acyltransferase family protein has product MSKLAVKAIKLFTHLSDTGMKGRVTQKFLSGLLRMIHPRAKVVDENLRLAYPEAPSQWRNDIRSAMYDNIAWTITEILALQRDPSQIFGWVKAVGHPEIADDLMASKRGAVFLSGHFGNWEIMAAWYGQYTKKRGHQMYVVTQPIHDRDISEYIDSVRNHIGFDVLPSDYSVQKYARLLKAGNHIALLNDVAGTGKMIVPFMGHDATNMPGPAIMAMLSGVPIIPVCIYRNAPFQHEVEFFPPIEMPDPELPREERLRRIILDCNLAIERFIRKRPELWFWLHKRWRP; this is encoded by the coding sequence ATGAGCAAACTAGCAGTAAAAGCGATAAAGTTATTCACACACCTTTCTGACACGGGCATGAAGGGAAGAGTCACGCAAAAATTTCTGTCGGGCCTCCTGCGAATGATTCACCCTCGCGCAAAAGTCGTTGATGAGAATCTCAGGCTGGCTTACCCCGAAGCCCCGTCCCAGTGGCGCAATGATATTCGCTCGGCCATGTACGACAATATAGCGTGGACGATCACGGAGATATTAGCCCTTCAGCGCGACCCCTCGCAGATTTTCGGCTGGGTTAAGGCTGTCGGACATCCTGAAATCGCAGATGACCTCATGGCCTCAAAACGGGGGGCGGTGTTTCTGTCGGGGCATTTCGGAAACTGGGAGATTATGGCGGCATGGTACGGACAGTACACAAAGAAGCGCGGACATCAGATGTACGTTGTAACACAGCCCATTCACGACAGGGACATATCAGAATACATTGACAGCGTTCGGAATCACATAGGCTTTGACGTTCTTCCGAGTGATTACTCTGTGCAGAAGTATGCGCGGCTCCTAAAGGCCGGGAATCATATCGCCCTCCTTAATGACGTTGCCGGAACGGGGAAAATGATTGTTCCGTTTATGGGACATGACGCTACGAACATGCCCGGCCCGGCGATTATGGCGATGCTGTCCGGGGTTCCGATAATCCCGGTGTGCATATACAGGAACGCGCCATTTCAGCATGAGGTAGAATTTTTCCCGCCGATAGAAATGCCCGATCCTGAATTGCCGCGTGAGGAAAGACTCCGCAGGATTATTCTTGACTGTAATTTAGCGATAGAGAGATTCATACGGAAAAGGCCGGAGCTTTGGTTCTGGCTTCACAAAAGATGGAGGCCATGA
- the queD gene encoding 6-carboxytetrahydropterin synthase QueD: MLLAKDFTFDAAHNLVNYHGKCERLHGHTYKLRVVVEGTPDSEGMIIDFIELKAIVKEKILSRLDHSYINDIITQPSAENIAVWIWAELEESVRRENCSLYEIHVWETADSRVILRREDINCRR; encoded by the coding sequence ATGTTACTGGCAAAAGATTTCACGTTTGACGCGGCGCACAACCTAGTCAACTATCACGGCAAATGCGAGAGGCTTCACGGGCATACGTATAAATTGCGCGTAGTTGTTGAGGGAACGCCCGACTCTGAAGGAATGATTATCGACTTCATAGAGCTTAAAGCCATAGTGAAAGAAAAAATACTCTCCCGGCTTGACCATTCATATATCAACGACATAATCACACAGCCCAGCGCGGAGAATATAGCGGTATGGATATGGGCGGAGCTTGAAGAGTCTGTGAGGCGGGAAAATTGCAGCCTGTATGAGATTCATGTGTGGGAGACAGCAGACAGCCGGGTTATTCTCAGGAGGGAGGATATAAATTGCCGGAGGTGA
- a CDS encoding DUF2442 domain-containing protein: MPEVIFHRLKSITPLPDFTLKAEFLDGSKKFYDVKPLMKKIPVFDMLRYVHGLFEQVRIDTGGYGIIWNDEIDLSCEELYENGR; the protein is encoded by the coding sequence TTGCCGGAGGTGATATTTCACAGGCTGAAGAGTATTACCCCGCTTCCTGATTTCACGCTGAAGGCAGAATTTCTTGACGGCTCGAAAAAATTTTATGACGTTAAGCCGCTGATGAAAAAAATTCCCGTGTTTGATATGCTCCGATATGTTCACGGACTCTTTGAGCAGGTGAGAATTGATACGGGCGGTTACGGAATAATCTGGAACGATGAAATTGACCTTAGCTGTGAAGAATTGTACGAGAACGGAAGATGA
- a CDS encoding GTP cyclohydrolase I FolE2, producing MKLTLAVKNCTRTEDDTMKDVQKEYDPRNIQIDRVGVRNVSYPIITLYHDGGTQSTIAKISMSVLLPREYRGTHMSRFIETLEEYRGRVSPHNLEGFTRRLCEKLNAPESSVRFLFPYYFRKKAPVSGIESFSKCDIDLQANYTAGHFDMVTGLALSVQTLCPCSKEISQYGAHNQRAVVSLKVRCRGLVWFEELIAMIEESASSPLYTLLKREDEKYITEHAYENPRFVEDVIRELAVRLDDDDRITWYSASVESEESIHDHSAFAEIERTK from the coding sequence ATGAAATTGACCTTAGCTGTGAAGAATTGTACGAGAACGGAAGATGACACAATGAAAGACGTTCAGAAGGAATATGACCCGCGTAACATTCAGATTGACCGCGTTGGAGTCCGCAATGTCAGTTACCCTATAATCACGCTGTACCATGACGGCGGGACTCAGTCCACAATCGCAAAAATCTCAATGAGCGTACTACTTCCGAGAGAATACCGAGGGACTCACATGAGCCGCTTTATTGAGACACTAGAAGAATACCGCGGAAGAGTCTCCCCGCATAATCTTGAGGGCTTCACCCGCAGGCTGTGCGAGAAACTTAACGCCCCGGAAAGCTCCGTGAGATTCCTTTTCCCGTATTACTTCCGCAAGAAGGCTCCCGTCTCAGGGATTGAGAGCTTCAGCAAGTGCGACATAGATCTTCAGGCAAATTACACCGCCGGACATTTCGACATGGTTACGGGCCTCGCGCTGAGTGTTCAGACGCTATGCCCATGCTCCAAGGAAATATCACAGTACGGGGCGCATAATCAGCGGGCTGTTGTCTCGCTCAAAGTCAGGTGCAGGGGGCTTGTTTGGTTCGAGGAGCTTATAGCAATGATTGAGGAGTCAGCGTCTTCACCCCTGTATACCCTCCTGAAGCGTGAGGACGAGAAATATATCACCGAACACGCCTACGAGAATCCGCGCTTTGTCGAGGACGTTATACGGGAGCTTGCTGTGAGGCTTGACGATGATGACCGCATTACGTGGTACAGTGCGAGCGTTGAGAGTGAAGAAAGCATACACGATCACAGCGCGTTCGCGGAGATTGAGCGCACGAAATGA
- a CDS encoding YggS family pyridoxal phosphate-dependent enzyme has product MSKAGRRDKVYFAAVSKTRNVDEMREAEKISWVDFFGENRVQEAESKRKVYGESRIPWRLIGHLQANKARKAAEIFDTIDSIDSPELSQRLDRIAGELGKVIPVLIEVNTSGEMSKSGVSPENFPALLDAVVSGKNLRLDGLMTVGPITDDEREIRRAFATLRGLAENARSETGLALPILSMGMSGDFEAAILEGSTLIRIGTLLFGPRDYTKH; this is encoded by the coding sequence ATGTCAAAAGCAGGACGGCGGGACAAGGTATATTTTGCGGCGGTCAGCAAGACTCGCAATGTTGACGAAATGAGAGAGGCCGAAAAAATTTCGTGGGTTGACTTTTTCGGCGAGAACAGAGTCCAAGAGGCAGAGTCAAAGCGCAAAGTTTACGGCGAGTCCCGAATCCCTTGGCGGCTAATCGGACACCTTCAGGCGAACAAGGCAAGGAAGGCCGCTGAGATTTTTGACACGATAGACAGCATAGACTCCCCCGAATTATCACAGAGGCTTGACCGCATAGCAGGCGAACTTGGAAAAGTCATCCCCGTATTGATTGAGGTCAACACTTCCGGCGAAATGAGCAAGTCAGGAGTCAGCCCGGAAAATTTCCCCGCATTGCTTGACGCTGTAGTCTCAGGGAAAAATTTGCGGCTTGACGGACTAATGACAGTCGGCCCGATTACGGACGATGAGCGCGAAATCAGGAGAGCTTTTGCGACTCTGAGAGGGCTTGCGGAAAATGCAAGGTCTGAGACGGGACTCGCTTTGCCGATTCTGTCTATGGGCATGAGCGGAGATTTTGAGGCGGCTATTCTTGAGGGCAGTACATTAATCCGGATTGGGACTCTTCTTTTCGGCCCGCGGGATTACACTAAACACTAA
- a CDS encoding cell division protein SepF, translating to MNLMKFFGFETDEDDYDDSEDYKEEPRRKSQPSRKENTRSSSGGTSAGGKLILFNGVASDNDKRRLREAFNSGAMILIDLHTLNQREFDEDGKDFITFMGGVAFARNGELKFIEPAQYLVTPRPDMFEVWPEEESHE from the coding sequence TTGAATTTGATGAAATTTTTCGGCTTCGAGACTGACGAGGACGATTACGACGACAGCGAAGACTACAAAGAAGAACCCCGCAGGAAATCACAGCCATCACGCAAAGAAAACACACGCTCATCATCAGGCGGAACAAGCGCAGGGGGAAAATTAATCCTCTTCAACGGCGTTGCTTCAGACAATGACAAACGCAGACTCCGCGAGGCGTTCAACAGCGGCGCGATGATTCTTATTGACCTTCACACGCTCAACCAGCGCGAATTTGACGAGGACGGAAAAGACTTCATTACCTTCATGGGCGGAGTTGCCTTTGCCCGAAACGGTGAGCTGAAATTCATTGAGCCGGCGCAGTATCTAGTTACCCCGCGCCCTGACATGTTCGAGGTCTGGCCGGAAGAGGAGTCCCACGAATGA
- the recG gene encoding ATP-dependent DNA helicase RecG, with product MTRKLKPTTPNITPVNHSPNQSRKNTPNTIQPRKPGHSRNRHKSRKLTALTRNSSNPALDSPVTILAGVGPKTAKAFGRLKVFTLEDLFFLLPRRYEDRRFPKPLAELRPGETECAVATVAEITAVNGRTEAVITDDSGSARVVWFTDKISEFVYEGMRLALYGQLSNYYLVPQFSHPEFEILYRNKTPTIIGKIFPIYPGTADLTQKAIKKFVDNALNLYAPSLLSDFLPKRITSRHKMMTLEEAVKTVHNPKDENAFIRARNRLSFDELFLLQAGVIMRRRSFTGKYHAHSLKPGKIFAKFSDSLPFRMTDAQRIAIYEIFEDIEKPYPMNRLLQGDVGSGKTLVAISAMLAACDSGVQSAFMAPTEILAQQHYLSLKKFLAPLGVKTALLTGSLRASERRQILAGLSDGSINIAIGTHALFSEGVTFQNLALAIIDEQHRFGVLQRGSLTAKSEAPHVLAMTATPIPRTLIMSIYGDLEVSTLNEMPKGRKPVKTTSLSPRNAKRVYGMIREEVSKGHQVYWVCPVIDETEKDLHSVTDAFDRISSAMPEMRTAILHGRLLVDEKAKIMQDFSEGKIDILIATTVIEVGVDVPNATMIVIQDAGQFGLSQLHQLRGRVGRGEAKSCCVLLENNEMSGAGEFRVEAMVKISDGFELSARDLDLRGPGEICGTHQHGVTDFRVADLIRDEKILTLARDEAKKLLDDDPDLRTEPDLKREILRRLGGVLELAATS from the coding sequence TTGACGCGGAAATTGAAGCCGACAACGCCGAACATAACGCCCGTGAATCACAGCCCGAATCAGAGCCGGAAGAATACCCCGAACACGATACAGCCCCGGAAGCCGGGACACTCCCGGAACAGGCACAAGAGCCGGAAATTGACAGCCCTGACACGGAACAGCAGTAATCCCGCGCTTGACTCCCCCGTAACAATCCTCGCAGGAGTCGGCCCGAAAACCGCAAAAGCATTCGGAAGGCTCAAAGTTTTCACGCTTGAGGATCTCTTCTTCCTTCTGCCGAGACGCTATGAGGACAGGAGATTTCCCAAGCCTTTGGCCGAACTCAGGCCGGGCGAAACTGAATGCGCCGTTGCGACTGTTGCAGAAATTACAGCGGTGAACGGACGCACAGAGGCAGTAATTACGGACGACTCTGGCTCTGCGCGTGTTGTGTGGTTCACGGACAAGATTTCGGAGTTTGTTTACGAGGGCATGAGGCTGGCTCTTTACGGTCAGCTGAGTAATTACTATCTTGTGCCGCAGTTTTCTCACCCTGAGTTTGAGATTCTCTACAGGAACAAGACTCCGACAATAATCGGCAAAATATTTCCCATTTACCCGGGAACGGCTGACTTGACGCAGAAAGCAATAAAGAAATTTGTTGACAACGCCCTGAATCTTTACGCGCCCTCGCTGCTTTCTGACTTCCTCCCGAAACGTATAACATCGCGCCACAAAATGATGACGCTTGAAGAAGCCGTGAAGACCGTCCACAATCCCAAAGACGAGAACGCATTTATACGCGCAAGGAATCGGCTGTCCTTTGATGAATTATTCCTCCTTCAGGCGGGAGTCATAATGCGGAGGAGGTCATTCACCGGGAAATATCACGCTCACAGCCTGAAGCCCGGAAAAATTTTCGCGAAATTCTCCGACAGTCTCCCGTTCAGGATGACGGACGCACAGAGGATAGCAATCTATGAGATATTCGAGGACATAGAGAAGCCGTATCCCATGAACAGATTATTGCAGGGCGATGTAGGCTCCGGGAAAACTCTCGTGGCAATTTCGGCCATGTTAGCGGCGTGTGATTCGGGCGTTCAGTCCGCGTTCATGGCACCGACAGAAATTTTAGCCCAGCAGCATTATTTGAGCCTGAAAAAGTTTCTTGCCCCCCTCGGCGTGAAAACAGCACTCCTCACAGGAAGCCTCAGAGCCTCCGAACGCCGTCAAATTCTCGCGGGACTTTCTGACGGGAGTATTAATATTGCCATCGGGACTCACGCTCTTTTCTCGGAAGGGGTAACGTTCCAGAATCTTGCGCTCGCCATTATCGATGAGCAGCACAGATTCGGAGTCCTTCAGCGCGGGAGCCTCACAGCAAAATCGGAGGCCCCTCACGTTCTCGCCATGACCGCAACGCCTATCCCACGTACCCTGATTATGTCGATATACGGCGATTTAGAGGTGTCTACGTTAAACGAAATGCCCAAAGGACGCAAGCCCGTCAAGACAACTTCACTAAGTCCACGAAATGCCAAGCGCGTTTACGGAATGATACGCGAGGAAGTCAGCAAAGGCCATCAAGTCTACTGGGTATGCCCCGTAATCGATGAGACAGAGAAAGACCTCCACAGCGTAACAGACGCATTTGACCGCATAAGCTCTGCCATGCCCGAAATGAGGACAGCTATACTTCATGGCCGTCTCCTCGTTGACGAGAAAGCGAAAATAATGCAGGACTTCAGCGAGGGGAAAATTGACATCCTCATAGCAACAACGGTGATTGAAGTCGGCGTAGATGTCCCGAACGCGACAATGATTGTGATACAGGACGCGGGGCAGTTCGGACTCTCCCAGCTCCATCAGCTGCGGGGGCGTGTTGGGCGCGGCGAGGCAAAAAGCTGCTGCGTTCTTCTTGAGAACAACGAGATGTCCGGGGCGGGTGAGTTCAGGGTTGAAGCGATGGTGAAAATTTCTGACGGCTTCGAGCTTTCAGCGCGTGATTTGGACTTGCGCGGGCCGGGGGAAATCTGCGGGACTCATCAGCACGGCGTTACGGATTTCAGGGTTGCGGACTTGATTCGGGACGAGAAAATTTTGACTCTTGCGCGTGATGAGGCGAAAAAGCTGCTTGATGATGATCCTGATTTGAGGACTGAGCCGGACTTGAAGCGCGAAATTCTGCGGAGGCTCGGCGGAGTTTTGGAGCTTGCCGCGACATCATGA